The following coding sequences lie in one Girardinichthys multiradiatus isolate DD_20200921_A chromosome 13, DD_fGirMul_XY1, whole genome shotgun sequence genomic window:
- the irx4b gene encoding iroquois-class homeodomain protein IRX-4b, translated as MAYSQLGYSYSTTPQFLMTPGSPASHPVLRSPGHQLPPGSGVGVYGGAYPKSHNYYNRGASDAPLLYSRGPLDPKEAAPVHLGTSQTSNYYPYEYTFGQYPYDRYGYSCSDSSSRRKNATRETTSTLKAWLQEHQKNPYPTKGEKIMLAIITRMTLTQVSTWFANARRRLKKENKVTWSPRACKSSDERGCDEDSSEAEKPLRNSTHLHNQRCAELQSDLEDFDMVESDASDSDPKSHVLPEDKEANPNTDPPHGQRLSADCSKLTPVNHQNSSFYMNQDLRSPDTKPKIWSIAHTAVPPEAGSQPEYPPCMLSSTRSSSPVYPTNMALTSVDRQQESPVATLREWVDGVFHGPPFQQSKPAEVWKDLNEAMIDSGTSAQPFELIQSTPCL; from the exons ATGGCTTACTCGCAGCTGGGATATTCCTACTCCACCACACCACAG TTCCTGATGACCCCTGGTTCTCCTGCATCGCACCCAGTGCTGCGCTCTCCGGGACACCAGCTTCCTCCTGGCAGCGGCGTTGGGGTCTATGGCGGCGCTTACCCAAAGAGTCACAACTACTACAACAGAGGTGCAAGCGATGCCCCCCTGCTCTATTCCAGG GGGCCACTAGATCCCAAAGAAGCTGCACCCGTGCATTTGGGGACATCTCAGACCTCTAACTATTATCCTTATGAATACACATTTGGACAATATCCTTATGACAGATATGG GTATTCCTGCTCGGATAGCTCCTCCCGCCGTAAAAATGCCACCCGGGAAACCACCAGCACTCTAAAGGCCTGGCTGCAGGAGCACCAGAAGAACCCCTACCCCACAAAGGGGGAGAAGATAATGCTTGCTATCATCACCAGGATGACCCTCACCCAG GTGTCTACATGGTTTGCCAATGCACGCAGGAGATTGAAAAAAGAGAACAAGGTGACATGGTCACCAAGAGCTTGTAAAAGTTCTGATGAGAGAGGCTGTGATGAAGACAGCAGTGAAGCTGAGAAGCCGCTTAGAAACAGCACACATCTTCATA atcAACGATGTGCAGAGCTGCAGAGTGACCTTGAGGACTTCGACATGGTGGAGTCAGATGCTTCTGATAGCGACCCGAAGTCACATGTTCTACCAGAGGATAAAGAAGCAAACCCAAACACAGATCCCCCACATGGGCAGAGATTGTCCGCAGATTGCTCCAAACTAACACCAGTCAACCATCAAAACAGCTCCTTCTACATGAACCAAGACCTCCGAAGTCCTGACACTAAGCCAAAAATCTGGTCCATTGCACACACAGCTGTTCCCCCAGAAGCCGGCTCCCAGCCAGAATACCCCCCATGCATGCTGTCATCGACCCGGTCCTCCTCTCCTGTGTACCCAACGAACATGGCACTCACCAGTGTGGACAGGCAACAAGAGTCACCGGTGGCCACATTGAGAGAGTGGGTGGATGGAGTATTCCATGGTCCTCCTTTCCAGCAGTCAAAACCAGCTGAGGTGTGGAAAGATCTCAACGAGGCCATGATAGACAGCGGGACATCTGCTCAACCCTTTGAACTTATACAGTCTACACCATGTTTGTAG